In Prosthecobacter sp., one genomic interval encodes:
- a CDS encoding NlpC/P60 family protein, which yields MKPPVFLAALVLCSSSLPAADYQSPYKVDFTFKEEELISDLLKGPRADWKDQASVPFRDWYDPGNQRRWTHWGPAAKHFNPPAGLATKSPEWSRQRVIATGLRFAGYSYQHHHIPDWEPPADWPKDEKQTTPVSKGLDCSNFTAFVYNLALGIKPTGDVQDQAMMTEAAGPGAGRTIPVQRIEVPENYEDFAKTLLTGDLLFVKSNKGEVSHVVLWVGKIGKSPDGLPLILDSTGTGAKDSNGNEIPSGVQLRPFKRGFWYASKASHALRIIPEGK from the coding sequence ATGAAGCCACCTGTTTTCCTCGCGGCCCTCGTTCTGTGCAGCAGTTCGCTCCCTGCCGCCGATTACCAGTCGCCCTACAAGGTCGATTTCACCTTTAAGGAAGAGGAATTGATCAGTGATCTGCTCAAGGGGCCGCGTGCAGACTGGAAGGATCAGGCGAGCGTGCCGTTCCGTGACTGGTATGATCCTGGCAATCAGCGGCGCTGGACGCACTGGGGACCGGCGGCAAAGCATTTCAACCCGCCCGCCGGACTCGCGACGAAAAGCCCGGAGTGGTCGCGCCAGCGCGTGATCGCCACCGGGTTGCGCTTTGCGGGCTACAGCTACCAGCATCATCACATCCCGGACTGGGAGCCGCCTGCCGACTGGCCGAAGGATGAGAAGCAGACGACCCCGGTGAGCAAGGGACTCGATTGCAGCAATTTCACCGCGTTCGTTTACAACCTCGCGCTTGGCATCAAGCCGACCGGTGATGTGCAGGATCAAGCGATGATGACCGAAGCCGCCGGTCCGGGTGCAGGCCGCACGATTCCGGTGCAGCGCATCGAGGTGCCGGAAAATTACGAGGACTTCGCGAAGACGCTGCTCACCGGCGATCTGCTGTTTGTGAAAAGCAACAAGGGCGAGGTTTCACATGTCGTGCTGTGGGTGGGCAAGATCGGCAAGAGCCCCGACGGCCTGCCGCTGATTCTCGACAGCACCGGCACCGGGGCAAAGGACAGCAACGGCAACGAGATCCCGAGCGGCGTGCAACTGCGCCCGTTCAAACGCGGCTTCTGGTATGCCAGCAAGGCCAGCCATGCGCTTCGGATCATTCCTGAAGGGAAATAA
- the polX gene encoding DNA polymerase/3'-5' exonuclease PolX produces MTREDAATIFERIALLLELKGENTFKVRAYRTGAEIVESFSGDIMKLAAENHLEGIKGLGEALRDKLHEMATTGKLEFYEKLKSEFPDTLFELFDVQGLGPKKVAALHAELGVSSVADLKRACESGEAAKISGFGAKTVEKILESIAFRDQHASEFRLDQVHALVQQILEALRQHPNVSHAEICGSFRRGKETVHDLDFLVSTRQPEKVIDYFVQLPVVVDVIAKGPTKASIHVTHGLQCDLRAVSSKEFPFALAYFTGSKEHNVAIRQRALNRGWSLNEYAFTPVADHADAPVIPPVHDEAGLYRALDLDFIDPELRENTGEIDAAEHGGLPRLIQLENLRGVFHNHTTASDGGATLREMADAAHDLGFQYLGIADHSKSSFQANGLDEKRLLAQIEEIKALNAEFDDFRIFTGSEVDILKDGSLDFSDEIMAQLDYVVASVHNVFNLPEAEMTKRIIRAIENPHVTMLGHLTGRLLLQRPAYQVNVAAVIDAAAETGTIIEINASAWRLDMDWRWWKLAKEKGVKCSINPDAHSTRGLQDVIFGTKAARKGWLTRNDVINCLPLAEVEEVLKEKRSR; encoded by the coding sequence ATGACCCGCGAAGACGCCGCCACCATTTTTGAACGTATTGCCCTGCTGCTTGAATTGAAGGGGGAAAACACCTTCAAAGTGCGCGCTTATCGCACCGGAGCCGAGATCGTCGAGAGTTTCAGCGGCGACATCATGAAGCTCGCCGCCGAGAATCATCTCGAAGGAATCAAAGGCCTCGGCGAGGCGCTGCGTGACAAGCTTCACGAGATGGCCACGACCGGGAAACTGGAGTTCTACGAGAAGCTCAAATCCGAGTTCCCCGACACACTGTTCGAGTTATTCGACGTTCAAGGCCTTGGCCCGAAGAAAGTGGCGGCCTTGCATGCCGAACTCGGTGTCTCTTCCGTTGCTGATCTCAAACGCGCCTGCGAAAGTGGCGAAGCGGCCAAAATCTCGGGCTTCGGGGCAAAAACCGTCGAGAAAATCCTCGAAAGCATTGCCTTTCGCGATCAGCACGCGTCCGAGTTCCGCCTCGATCAGGTGCATGCGCTGGTGCAGCAGATTCTGGAGGCACTGCGTCAGCACCCGAACGTCTCGCACGCAGAAATCTGCGGCAGTTTCCGGCGCGGCAAGGAAACGGTGCATGACCTCGATTTCCTCGTTTCCACCCGGCAGCCGGAGAAAGTCATCGACTACTTCGTGCAACTACCTGTGGTCGTCGATGTGATCGCCAAAGGTCCCACCAAGGCCAGTATTCACGTGACTCACGGCTTGCAGTGTGATCTGCGGGCCGTTTCCAGCAAAGAATTTCCCTTCGCGCTCGCTTATTTCACCGGCAGCAAGGAGCACAACGTCGCCATTCGTCAGCGTGCGCTCAATCGTGGCTGGTCGTTGAACGAATATGCATTCACTCCGGTGGCCGATCATGCCGATGCTCCGGTCATTCCGCCGGTTCATGACGAAGCCGGCCTCTACCGCGCTCTCGATCTCGATTTCATCGATCCCGAGCTGCGTGAGAACACCGGCGAGATTGATGCGGCCGAGCACGGCGGCCTGCCACGGCTCATCCAGCTCGAAAACCTGCGTGGAGTCTTCCACAATCACACCACTGCCAGCGATGGCGGCGCAACCTTGCGCGAAATGGCCGACGCCGCGCATGATCTCGGCTTCCAATACCTCGGCATCGCAGATCACAGCAAATCGTCCTTCCAAGCCAACGGTCTCGATGAGAAGCGACTGCTGGCCCAGATCGAGGAAATCAAAGCGCTAAACGCCGAGTTCGACGACTTCCGCATCTTCACCGGCAGCGAGGTGGACATCCTCAAGGACGGCAGTCTCGACTTCAGCGACGAAATCATGGCCCAGCTCGATTACGTCGTCGCATCGGTTCACAACGTCTTCAATCTGCCCGAGGCCGAGATGACGAAACGCATCATCCGTGCCATCGAAAACCCGCACGTCACCATGCTCGGCCATCTCACCGGTCGTCTGCTGCTGCAGCGCCCGGCTTATCAGGTCAACGTCGCCGCCGTGATCGATGCCGCCGCCGAAACCGGTACCATCATCGAAATCAACGCCAGCGCCTGGCGTCTCGACATGGACTGGCGCTGGTGGAAGCTGGCGAAAGAGAAAGGCGTCAAATGCAGCATCAATCCCGACGCCCACAGCACCCGCGGCCTCCAGGACGTGATCTTTGGCACCAAAGCCGCCCGCAAAGGCTGGCTCACGCGCAACGATGTCATCAATTGCCTGCCTCTTGCGGAGGTGGAAGAAGTCTTGAAGGAGAAGCGCTCGCGCTGA
- the lpxD gene encoding UDP-3-O-(3-hydroxymyristoyl)glucosamine N-acyltransferase — protein MFTVSYLAGQIGGEVVGDGTLMIQGIAPADGARAGDLTFAEKPSYLAAAEASQASAILVPAGFESTTKTLIRVKDPRIAIAKVLPLFFPPETHTAGIHPSAVVDPAAQIDATATVGPHCIVGAGVRLGQRSVLMGGNHIGRDSQIGDDTCLHPNVVLYAKTQIGSRVIIHAGTTIGSDGYGYVFDQGRHRKMLQVGNVVIHDDVEIGSNASIDRGALGSTVIGQGTKIDNLVHVAHNVVMGRHCLIMGQVGFAGSTVLSDYVVVASQSGIAGHLKLGTQATVGAKSGVMRDIPAGETVLGIPAAPDKQAKRQWIALSKLPDALRRLKALEKQIGVSKPV, from the coding sequence ATGTTCACCGTGTCATATCTAGCAGGGCAGATCGGTGGCGAAGTCGTCGGTGATGGAACCCTTATGATTCAAGGCATTGCGCCTGCCGATGGCGCACGTGCTGGCGATCTCACCTTTGCGGAGAAGCCAAGCTACCTGGCTGCCGCCGAAGCCAGCCAGGCCAGTGCGATTCTTGTCCCCGCAGGCTTCGAGTCCACGACGAAAACGCTCATTCGCGTCAAAGACCCGCGCATCGCCATCGCCAAGGTGCTGCCGCTGTTCTTTCCGCCTGAAACTCACACTGCGGGCATTCATCCGAGCGCTGTGGTCGATCCCGCGGCACAAATCGACGCCACCGCGACCGTCGGACCTCACTGCATCGTCGGTGCCGGAGTCCGGCTGGGGCAACGTTCCGTATTGATGGGCGGCAATCACATCGGCCGCGACAGTCAGATCGGCGATGACACCTGCCTGCACCCGAATGTGGTGCTCTATGCGAAAACGCAGATCGGCAGCCGCGTCATCATTCATGCGGGAACGACCATCGGCTCCGATGGCTACGGCTACGTTTTTGATCAAGGCCGCCACCGCAAAATGCTCCAGGTCGGCAATGTGGTCATTCATGACGATGTCGAGATTGGTTCCAACGCGTCCATTGACCGCGGGGCGCTTGGCTCCACCGTCATCGGTCAGGGCACCAAGATCGACAACCTCGTCCACGTCGCCCACAACGTCGTCATGGGCCGCCATTGCCTCATTATGGGCCAGGTCGGTTTCGCTGGCAGTACCGTGCTGTCAGATTACGTCGTTGTCGCCTCGCAGTCCGGCATCGCCGGCCATCTCAAACTCGGCACGCAGGCCACCGTCGGTGCCAAATCCGGTGTCATGCGCGATATTCCTGCCGGTGAAACAGTGCTTGGCATTCCTGCCGCTCCGGACAAGCAGGCCAAGCGCCAGTGGATCGCCTTGTCGAAGTTGCCGGATGCATTGCGCCGTTTGAAGGCGCTGGAGAAACAGATCGGCGTATCAAAGCCTGTGTGA
- a CDS encoding fatty acid desaturase translates to MDNTVKSWWCILSTSVLVLAALAGTLLFQPLVLKLGCSVLAGLFLLRLFVIYHDQQHNAILPTSRLAEWYMRVFGILALSPSSIWRSSHNHHHHHNSKIKGSHIGSFPIMTKDHYLKASKSARWIYLFMRHPLTILFGYLTVFLHGMCLRPFVTKPREHLDCLLALLVHAGIAVLLLGFFGWQAWLLTQVIPNFITYAIGSYLFYAQHNFPGVSFYDKAGWTYERAALQSSSYMKTSRIMAWFSGNIGYHHIHHLNARIPFYRLPEVLKAMPELQKPKITTLHPREILRCLRLKVWDVELQRMVPLPESAP, encoded by the coding sequence ATGGATAACACCGTGAAAAGCTGGTGGTGCATTCTCTCAACGTCGGTCTTGGTGCTGGCGGCTCTTGCGGGAACGCTGCTCTTTCAACCTCTCGTGTTGAAGCTTGGCTGCAGTGTGCTTGCAGGGCTGTTCCTGCTCCGGTTGTTCGTCATCTACCATGACCAGCAGCACAACGCCATCCTGCCCACATCCAGGCTGGCCGAGTGGTACATGCGCGTGTTTGGCATCCTCGCCCTGAGTCCGAGCAGCATCTGGCGCAGCTCGCACAATCACCATCACCATCATAACTCGAAGATCAAAGGTTCGCACATCGGATCGTTTCCGATCATGACGAAGGATCATTACCTGAAGGCGTCCAAATCGGCGCGCTGGATTTACCTCTTCATGCGTCATCCGCTGACCATCCTGTTCGGCTACCTGACGGTGTTCTTGCACGGCATGTGCCTGCGGCCGTTTGTCACGAAACCGCGTGAGCACCTCGACTGTCTTCTCGCCCTGCTGGTTCACGCTGGAATCGCGGTGCTGCTGCTTGGCTTTTTCGGTTGGCAGGCATGGCTGCTGACCCAGGTCATTCCCAACTTCATCACGTATGCGATCGGCTCCTATCTGTTCTATGCGCAGCACAATTTCCCGGGCGTGTCCTTTTACGACAAGGCGGGCTGGACCTACGAGCGCGCGGCCTTGCAATCCTCCAGCTACATGAAAACCAGCCGGATCATGGCCTGGTTCAGTGGCAACATCGGTTATCACCACATTCATCACTTGAATGCGCGCATTCCGTTCTACCGCCTGCCGGAGGTGCTCAAGGCGATGCCCGAGCTTCAAAAGCCCAAGATCACCACGCTGCATCCCCGCGAAATCCTGCGTTGCCTGCGCCTGAAAGTCTGGGATGTGGAGTTGCAGCGCATGGTGCCGCTGCCTGAGTCTGCGCCTTGA
- a CDS encoding YdcF family protein → MTSFLKSLVDFLEPPGLIWLALTIKLVLHIRRRRWRALWFTGSAWLLLTVTAALPVPHLLLASLEDDWPPVDVASLPECDAIVVLGGGVEPSRLEPAGLHLKGGSDRLFTAVKLAQVGKGRLLVVGGGVLENNTMNESEADGAKAWLEAWQLSAVPVQSLGKCSDTHDEAVKVAELVRKNDWKKVALVTSAFHMTRTKAVFERAGVVVVPVPCNYLSASIRRQKLKWFDVPNATNLMNFEIWMHEVIGLLVYRLRGWI, encoded by the coding sequence ATGACCTCCTTCCTCAAATCACTGGTCGATTTTCTTGAGCCGCCGGGGCTGATCTGGCTGGCGCTGACGATCAAATTGGTGCTGCACATCCGCCGCCGCCGGTGGCGCGCGCTTTGGTTCACGGGATCGGCCTGGCTGCTTCTAACCGTTACCGCCGCGCTGCCGGTGCCGCATCTGCTGCTCGCTTCGCTGGAAGACGACTGGCCGCCTGTTGATGTCGCTTCCCTGCCGGAATGTGATGCGATTGTCGTGCTCGGTGGTGGTGTCGAGCCATCACGTCTGGAACCTGCGGGTTTGCATCTCAAAGGCGGCTCTGACCGGCTTTTTACCGCGGTCAAACTCGCGCAAGTCGGAAAGGGGAGGCTTCTTGTCGTTGGCGGTGGGGTGCTTGAAAATAACACCATGAATGAATCGGAGGCCGATGGAGCCAAGGCGTGGCTGGAGGCATGGCAGCTTTCAGCCGTCCCCGTCCAAAGTCTTGGCAAATGTTCCGACACTCATGATGAGGCGGTCAAGGTGGCTGAGCTGGTGCGGAAGAACGACTGGAAGAAAGTGGCCCTGGTCACCTCCGCATTTCACATGACGCGTACGAAGGCCGTGTTTGAAAGAGCGGGAGTGGTTGTTGTGCCGGTTCCTTGCAATTACCTCAGCGCCTCCATTCGTCGGCAAAAGCTCAAATGGTTCGATGTTCCGAACGCCACCAATCTCATGAACTTCGAAATCTGGATGCACGAAGTCATCGGTCTGTTGGTCTATCGCCTGCGTGGCTGGATTTGA
- a CDS encoding ABC transporter permease subunit — protein MRHSRLPALITLVVIVFLFAPLVVLITNSFNASRFGGEWEGFTWNWYEKLWEAEEVWESLWITLKIAVSASLAAMILGTLAAYALHRFRSWLQDVHSLLITLPLVMPDILMGMSLLALFVLTGVETGLLTIWIAHVTFCLSFVTMVVLGRLQDFDFTLIDAARDLGATRVQAVKKILLPLLLPGVLAGGLLAFTLSIDDYVITFFVSGPGTTTLPLRVASMMKTSRSLPVINALSTLLIASTFILAALSFRLQRRA, from the coding sequence ATGAGGCACTCACGGCTTCCAGCGCTCATCACACTGGTGGTGATCGTGTTTTTGTTCGCTCCGCTGGTCGTTCTCATCACGAATTCCTTCAATGCATCGCGTTTTGGCGGTGAGTGGGAGGGATTCACCTGGAACTGGTATGAAAAGCTCTGGGAGGCGGAAGAGGTGTGGGAATCGCTCTGGATCACGCTCAAGATCGCCGTCTCCGCCTCGCTCGCCGCGATGATCCTTGGCACGCTGGCCGCCTACGCTCTGCATCGCTTCCGTTCCTGGCTGCAGGATGTGCATTCCTTGCTCATCACCCTGCCGCTGGTCATGCCGGACATTCTCATGGGCATGTCGTTGCTGGCCTTGTTCGTCCTCACCGGTGTCGAAACCGGACTGCTCACCATTTGGATCGCCCATGTCACGTTCTGTTTAAGTTTTGTCACCATGGTGGTGCTCGGTCGCTTGCAGGACTTCGATTTTACCCTCATCGACGCTGCCCGTGATCTCGGTGCCACACGGGTGCAAGCGGTCAAAAAAATCTTGCTGCCGCTCCTGCTGCCCGGTGTTCTTGCCGGCGGCCTGCTCGCCTTCACGCTTTCCATTGACGACTACGTCATCACCTTCTTCGTTTCCGGCCCTGGCACCACCACGCTGCCACTGCGCGTCGCCAGCATGATGAAAACCAGCCGCAGCCTGCCTGTGATCAACGCGCTCAGCACACTTCTCATCGCCAGCACTTTCATCTTGGCCGCCCTCAGCTTCCGCCTGCAACGCCGCGCATGA